From the genome of Campylobacter concisus, one region includes:
- a CDS encoding nitronate monooxygenase, whose translation MELKPLKIGKYEIKYPIFQGGMGLGISWDKLAGNVSLEGGLGIISSVGTGYYENRKFINKELNAKPFGSENFYSTRGLRAIIENARKICGDLPLGVNIMYAANDYARVVKDACEAGINIIVSGAGLPTNLPEFTQNFKEVALVPIISSAKALKIICKRWLQRYDRLPDAVVLEGPLSGGHQGFTYEQCLDPEFSLFNLIPQVKAEIKEWGDFPLIAAGGIWDKNDIEKAISLGADGVQMGTRFIGTHECDADIGFKEVILAAEEKDIELIKSPVGYPARGIRTNLINLVEKMMGPKIQCISNCVSPCQRGKGAKEVGYCIADRLFDSFSGKKETGLFFTGANGYKLKELISVKELMHKLVHGE comes from the coding sequence ATGGAGTTAAAGCCATTAAAAATAGGAAAATATGAGATAAAGTATCCGATATTTCAAGGCGGCATGGGACTTGGTATCAGCTGGGACAAACTAGCTGGCAATGTCAGCCTTGAAGGCGGTCTTGGAATAATCAGCTCAGTTGGCACAGGATATTATGAAAATCGTAAATTTATAAACAAAGAGCTAAATGCAAAGCCTTTTGGAAGTGAGAATTTCTACTCAACAAGAGGTCTTAGAGCAATTATTGAGAATGCACGAAAAATTTGTGGAGATTTGCCGCTTGGCGTAAATATAATGTATGCCGCAAATGACTACGCAAGAGTGGTAAAAGACGCTTGTGAAGCCGGTATAAATATCATTGTGTCAGGTGCTGGACTACCTACGAATTTGCCAGAATTTACACAAAATTTTAAAGAAGTCGCGCTAGTTCCTATTATCTCAAGTGCAAAAGCACTAAAGATCATCTGCAAACGTTGGCTACAAAGATATGATCGCTTGCCAGACGCGGTTGTGCTTGAAGGACCACTAAGCGGTGGGCATCAGGGTTTTACTTACGAGCAGTGCCTTGATCCTGAGTTTTCGCTATTTAATCTAATCCCACAAGTAAAGGCCGAGATAAAAGAGTGGGGCGACTTTCCGCTCATCGCAGCCGGTGGAATTTGGGATAAAAATGATATAGAAAAAGCAATATCGCTTGGAGCAGACGGCGTTCAAATGGGCACACGCTTCATCGGCACTCATGAGTGTGACGCAGATATTGGCTTTAAAGAAGTGATACTAGCAGCCGAGGAAAAAGACATAGAGCTTATAAAAAGTCCAGTTGGCTATCCAGCTCGTGGGATTAGAACAAATTTGATAAATTTGGTAGAAAAAATGATGGGACCAAAGATCCAGTGTATAAGCAACTGTGTGAGCCCTTGTCAAAGGGGCAAAGGGGCTAAAGAGGTTGGATATTGCATCGCTGATAGGCTGTTTGACTCATTTAGTGGCAAAAAAGAGACCGGGTTATTTTTCACGGGAGCAAACGGATATAAACTAAAAGAGCTAATAAGCGTAAAAGAGCTAATGCACAAGCTGGTACATGGTGAATGA
- a CDS encoding FtsX-like permease family protein — protein sequence MRSLKNHLGFILPLIALLFSVQFSLTADKVVRDYERLMGNDYNIVIVSSKELSEPVLKPIVSNLASLEPLSPQKIIDRLSNDISAKNLSILQNALPKFYSLKLSEFPTPQYMGELKQKLLKFDGITKVETFSKTHDKVFKILNLAKSISYAFMAILCVIGLMLMLKQAKIWLFEHRERIEIMTLFGAPFWLKSAMLYKSAMVDSLVATVAVGAFFFFLPGIEIFRENAASIDVVLPSLDPSRDIFILFGVAMFLSIFAVSLVMSKARKSTI from the coding sequence ATGAGATCGCTTAAAAATCATCTTGGATTCATCCTACCGCTGATCGCGCTTTTGTTTTCCGTGCAGTTTAGCCTAACTGCTGATAAGGTTGTGAGAGATTATGAAAGACTTATGGGAAATGACTACAACATCGTCATAGTTTCAAGTAAAGAGCTAAGTGAGCCCGTGCTAAAGCCGATTGTGAGTAATCTAGCTAGCCTCGAGCCACTAAGTCCGCAAAAGATCATCGACCGCCTTTCAAATGACATCTCTGCTAAAAATTTATCCATACTACAAAATGCACTACCTAAATTTTACTCGCTAAAACTTAGCGAATTTCCGACACCACAGTACATGGGTGAGCTAAAGCAAAAACTTTTAAAATTTGATGGGATCACAAAGGTTGAAACATTTTCAAAGACTCACGATAAGGTCTTTAAAATACTAAATTTAGCCAAAAGTATATCGTATGCTTTTATGGCGATACTTTGCGTAATAGGGCTTATGCTTATGCTAAAGCAGGCTAAAATTTGGTTATTTGAGCATAGAGAGCGCATCGAGATTATGACGCTTTTTGGAGCACCATTTTGGCTAAAATCAGCCATGCTTTACAAATCAGCCATGGTTGATAGCCTAGTTGCTACCGTTGCAGTCGGTGCATTTTTCTTTTTCTTGCCTGGTATTGAAATTTTTAGAGAAAATGCCGCAAGTATTGATGTGGTATTGCCTAGTCTTGATCCTTCAAGAGATATTTTTATTTTATTTGGCGTGGCTATGTTTTTAAGTATTTTTGCTGTTAGTTTGGTAATGAGTAAGGCTAGAAAAAGCACGATATGA
- a CDS encoding cell division ATP-binding protein FtsE produces MQEIISARNLSLAYERDEIVINSVNLDIYANDFVFITGKSGSGKSTLLKSFYGEISPLAGELNICMTQMDDIDDKRLCELRQRVGIIFQNYRLINEWNVERNVMLPLIIKGINQNVSKKQVAKLLKHVNMLHKADKYPMELSGGEQQRVAMARALAHNPNLLLCDEPTGNLDEYSSDVIWSLLKSAREFLGTSVVVVTHHIPSTLRIPYRHFVIENGGVHEIA; encoded by the coding sequence ATGCAAGAGATAATTAGTGCAAGAAATTTGAGCCTAGCTTATGAACGCGATGAAATCGTAATTAACAGTGTTAATTTAGATATTTATGCAAATGATTTTGTTTTTATAACAGGCAAGAGTGGGAGTGGAAAAAGTACGCTTTTAAAATCATTTTACGGAGAAATTTCACCCCTTGCTGGAGAGCTAAATATCTGCATGACACAAATGGACGACATAGATGATAAAAGACTTTGTGAGCTTAGGCAGCGAGTTGGCATTATATTTCAAAATTATCGTTTGATAAATGAATGGAATGTGGAAAGAAACGTCATGTTGCCACTCATCATCAAAGGCATCAATCAAAATGTGAGTAAAAAGCAAGTAGCGAAGCTTTTAAAACATGTAAATATGCTTCATAAAGCTGATAAATATCCAATGGAGCTAAGCGGTGGTGAGCAGCAAAGAGTAGCGATGGCAAGGGCACTGGCACACAATCCAAATTTGCTCTTATGCGACGAGCCAACTGGAAATTTAGACGAATACTCAAGCGATGTTATCTGGTCGCTTTTAAAATCAGCTAGGGAATTTTTAGGCACGAGCGTAGTAGTTGTCACGCACCATATCCCATCGACACTTCGTATCCCATACCGTCACTTCGTCATAGAAAATGGAGGCGTGCATGAGATCGCTTAA
- the tyrS gene encoding tyrosine--tRNA ligase, with the protein MQDIAEILQEIKRGVAEIIDFERVENLIKNYYEKGENFYVKAGFDPTAPDLHLGHTVVLNKMALLQKHGAIVQFLIGDFTAQIGDPTGKSATRKKLDQETVLKNAKTYEEQVFKILDPKKTVIMFNSKWSNELGAAGMIELTSTFSVARMLERDDFEKRIKSGSPISICEFMYPLLQGYDSVAMKCDIEMGGTDQKFNLLMGRTLQRTYNVGKEQAVIMMPLLEGLDGVNKMSKSLGNYIGVTENANDMFAKTLSISDELMWRWYELLSTKSLGEIENLMNDVKNGKYHPKKAKEDLAYEITARYHGEEAAKDAMAEFNSVHSQNQLPTDIKEFSLKAPVWIVEALSQCELSESNSQARRDIKANAVSINQEKISDEQLKLEAGEYILQVGKRKFAKVKVE; encoded by the coding sequence ATGCAAGATATAGCTGAAATTTTACAAGAGATAAAACGCGGTGTTGCCGAGATTATTGACTTTGAAAGAGTTGAGAATTTAATAAAGAACTATTATGAAAAAGGTGAAAATTTCTATGTAAAGGCTGGTTTTGATCCAACTGCTCCAGATCTTCACTTAGGACACACAGTCGTTTTAAACAAGATGGCACTTCTTCAAAAACATGGTGCGATCGTGCAGTTTTTAATAGGCGATTTCACTGCTCAAATAGGCGATCCAACCGGCAAATCAGCCACCAGAAAAAAGCTAGATCAAGAGACTGTTTTAAAAAATGCAAAGACTTATGAAGAGCAAGTTTTTAAAATTTTAGATCCAAAAAAGACCGTGATAATGTTTAACTCAAAATGGTCAAATGAGCTTGGAGCTGCTGGAATGATAGAGCTAACTAGTACATTTTCAGTCGCTAGAATGCTAGAGCGCGATGATTTTGAAAAAAGGATAAAATCTGGTAGTCCAATTTCAATTTGTGAATTTATGTATCCACTTCTTCAAGGTTATGATAGTGTTGCGATGAAGTGCGACATCGAGATGGGCGGTACGGATCAAAAATTTAACCTTCTAATGGGTAGAACCTTGCAGAGAACATATAATGTTGGCAAAGAGCAAGCTGTTATCATGATGCCACTTCTTGAGGGGCTTGATGGTGTAAATAAGATGAGCAAGAGCCTTGGAAACTACATCGGCGTAACTGAAAATGCAAATGATATGTTTGCAAAAACGCTTAGTATAAGCGATGAGCTAATGTGGCGCTGGTATGAGCTTTTAAGCACAAAAAGCCTTGGCGAGATAGAAAATTTAATGAACGATGTTAAAAACGGTAAGTATCATCCAAAAAAAGCAAAAGAAGACCTTGCGTACGAGATAACAGCAAGGTATCACGGCGAGGAGGCTGCAAAGGATGCGATGGCTGAGTTTAATAGCGTGCACTCTCAAAATCAGCTCCCAACTGATATCAAAGAATTTAGCTTAAAAGCACCAGTTTGGATCGTGGAAGCTTTATCGCAGTGTGAGCTAAGTGAGTCAAATTCTCAAGCAAGACGCGACATAAAGGCAAATGCGGTTAGCATTAATCAAGAAAAGATTAGTGATGAGCAGTTAAAATTAGAGGCAGGTGAATATATCTTGCAAGTCGGTAAGCGTAAATTTGCAAAAGTAAAGGTTGAATAG
- a CDS encoding RelA/SpoT family protein: MKENSLFLEQLIEQILPCKNVSEAITLLFSLCERSEKLDKAIDSCVTSHAGQYRKSGEPYAIHPILVASIVANMGGDESMVIAALLHDVVEDTEVTLSEVQAEFGDEVAKLVEGLTKIVAIRENKLASSSSNEKLASSALTFRKMLLISIEDVRVLVVKLCDRLHNMLTLDALKVEKQKRIAEETLMVYAPIAHRLGISSIKNILEDLSFKYAMPEEYAKIDSFLNKNKQQLSLKLNAFYEKVNQILLENGFIEGTFEIQKRIKHYYSIYLKMQRKGISIEEVLDLLAIRILVQKPLDCYLALGNLHINFNPLISRFKDYIALPKQNGYQTIHTTIFDNKSIFEAQVRTYDMHKTAEYGVAAHWKYKNGEGSLLNPKLDWLNDIGMQNNEAESNVEELYEYAKDSLYIEDIAVYSPKGEVFTLPRGATALDYAYEIHTEIGLYAKEAYINRVRMPLLTELKNGDIVRIVTGEEAKFRCSWINSVRTGKARATIRTYCKQKIKDINYKIAVDILKSVFGVSKDRILDWIEHENLGKKVFRAATESDFLQEVVNMLKKYIKKERPFMISLGDKYQVKKQKFENIVIYSNHKISNVEFDYCCNPKRGDSIVGFKNGHNVTVHHKLCERAGKLMDKGNEIIFVKWTRNAPHRYKILLNLENRKGALAEFLTYLARLDVNLATISLNEANDLSGDTFEISVEMAENIDANELREKIKDRYKIIDFVSQSDPYHN, translated from the coding sequence TTGAAGGAAAATAGTCTTTTTTTAGAGCAGCTAATAGAACAAATTTTACCTTGTAAAAATGTTTCAGAAGCTATAACGTTGCTCTTTTCTCTTTGCGAACGAAGCGAGAAATTAGACAAAGCTATAGATAGCTGTGTCACATCTCATGCTGGTCAATATCGCAAAAGTGGCGAGCCATACGCAATCCATCCTATATTGGTAGCATCAATAGTAGCAAATATGGGTGGAGATGAGAGCATGGTCATAGCTGCACTACTTCACGATGTAGTTGAAGATACTGAAGTTACGCTTAGTGAAGTCCAGGCTGAATTTGGCGATGAAGTGGCAAAGCTGGTTGAAGGGCTTACGAAGATAGTTGCTATAAGAGAAAACAAGCTTGCAAGCTCAAGTAGTAACGAAAAACTAGCAAGCTCGGCACTAACCTTTAGAAAAATGCTTTTAATCTCCATTGAGGATGTTAGAGTTCTTGTGGTTAAGCTTTGTGACAGACTTCATAATATGCTAACCCTTGATGCATTAAAAGTAGAAAAACAAAAACGAATTGCTGAAGAGACGCTTATGGTCTATGCTCCGATCGCTCATAGGCTTGGAATTTCATCGATTAAAAATATACTTGAAGATCTAAGTTTTAAATATGCTATGCCAGAAGAATACGCCAAGATTGATAGTTTTTTAAATAAAAATAAGCAGCAGCTTAGCCTTAAGCTAAATGCTTTTTACGAGAAAGTAAATCAAATTTTGCTTGAAAATGGCTTTATTGAGGGCACTTTTGAGATACAAAAACGTATAAAGCATTACTATTCGATTTATTTAAAAATGCAAAGAAAAGGGATTTCGATTGAAGAGGTGCTTGATTTGCTTGCTATTAGAATTCTTGTGCAAAAGCCGCTTGATTGCTATCTTGCGCTTGGAAATTTGCATATAAATTTTAATCCTCTTATTTCGAGATTTAAGGATTATATTGCGCTTCCAAAGCAAAATGGCTATCAAACGATACATACAACTATTTTTGATAATAAGAGTATTTTTGAGGCACAAGTTCGTACTTATGATATGCACAAAACCGCCGAATACGGTGTCGCAGCTCATTGGAAATACAAAAATGGTGAGGGCAGTTTACTTAATCCAAAACTTGACTGGCTAAACGACATTGGTATGCAAAACAATGAAGCTGAAAGTAACGTCGAAGAGCTTTATGAATATGCAAAAGATAGTCTTTACATAGAAGATATTGCGGTTTATTCGCCAAAAGGTGAGGTTTTTACGCTTCCACGCGGGGCTACTGCACTTGATTATGCTTATGAGATTCACACAGAGATCGGACTTTACGCAAAAGAAGCTTATATAAATCGCGTCAGGATGCCACTTTTAACAGAGCTAAAAAACGGCGATATTGTAAGGATCGTAACTGGCGAAGAGGCAAAATTTCGCTGTTCATGGATAAATAGCGTTCGAACTGGTAAAGCAAGGGCTACGATAAGAACATACTGCAAGCAAAAGATAAAAGATATAAATTATAAAATTGCAGTTGATATTTTAAAGTCGGTTTTTGGCGTTTCTAAAGATAGAATTTTAGACTGGATAGAGCATGAAAATTTAGGCAAAAAAGTTTTTCGTGCTGCAACTGAAAGTGATTTTTTGCAAGAGGTCGTAAATATGCTTAAAAAGTATATAAAAAAAGAGCGTCCTTTTATGATCTCTTTGGGCGACAAATATCAGGTTAAAAAGCAAAAATTTGAAAATATCGTAATCTATTCAAATCATAAAATTTCAAATGTCGAGTTTGACTATTGTTGTAACCCAAAAAGAGGTGATAGTATAGTTGGCTTTAAAAATGGGCACAATGTGACAGTGCATCACAAACTTTGTGAGCGTGCTGGAAAGCTTATGGATAAGGGCAATGAAATCATCTTTGTCAAATGGACTAGAAATGCCCCACATAGATATAAAATTTTATTAAATCTAGAGAACCGAAAAGGCGCGTTGGCTGAATTTTTAACATATCTTGCTAGACTAGATGTAAATTTGGCTACAATCTCGCTAAACGAAGCAAATGACCTTAGCGGTGATACATTTGAGATAAGTGTTGAGATGGCCGAAAATATCGATGCAAACGAGCTAAGAGAGAAGATAAAAGATAGATATAAGATTATAGATTTCGTTTCGCAAAGCGATCCATACCACAACTAG
- the trmB gene encoding tRNA (guanosine(46)-N7)-methyltransferase TrmB, which translates to MPNFIASSLKELSFPFGNDKVKFLWQANGRNERLIYTKNEEESFFLVIKPGKNGVVVKGEKLTKPAKVGLLQEALELFKEQNCNDVISQAFAVKKTNLTKKVSEILSLEEFVPAFCELKDKFDQIFIEIGFGSGRHLLYQAKNNPNALVIGIEVYKPSIEQVAKLAKANDLENVRLINTDARLLLSLIGSNLVDRVFLHFPVPWDKAEHRRVVSSAFALECERILKLGGKFELRTDSKEYCDFSLSKFLEPTNSKIEAFKNRNLEVTSKYEDRWRRQDKDIYDVIYTCEIESSESVLAGDFSFKEKTSVKNIIKNFKNFIIKKEDYFLHFEEIYIINEDEILLKVAFGAFNKPEQCFIKISDEKNEYFIKKPILIRENLAAHELLKEYLADARDN; encoded by the coding sequence ATGCCAAATTTTATCGCTTCGTCTTTAAAAGAGCTCTCATTTCCATTTGGTAATGACAAAGTCAAATTTCTTTGGCAGGCAAATGGGCGAAACGAGAGGCTCATCTACACAAAAAATGAAGAAGAGAGCTTTTTTCTAGTTATAAAGCCCGGTAAAAATGGCGTTGTTGTAAAGGGGGAGAAGCTTACAAAGCCAGCTAAAGTCGGCCTTTTGCAAGAGGCGCTGGAACTTTTTAAGGAGCAAAATTGCAATGATGTAATCAGCCAAGCATTTGCTGTAAAAAAGACAAATTTGACTAAAAAAGTGAGTGAAATTTTAAGCCTTGAAGAATTTGTGCCAGCATTTTGCGAGCTAAAAGATAAATTTGATCAAATTTTTATAGAGATCGGCTTTGGTTCTGGTAGACACTTACTTTATCAAGCCAAAAACAATCCAAATGCCTTAGTTATCGGCATAGAGGTCTATAAGCCAAGTATCGAGCAAGTAGCAAAGCTAGCTAAGGCAAATGACCTAGAAAACGTGCGTCTAATAAACACCGACGCCAGACTTTTACTCTCGCTTATTGGCTCAAATTTAGTCGATAGGGTATTTTTACATTTTCCAGTGCCATGGGATAAAGCAGAGCATAGACGTGTGGTCTCGTCGGCATTTGCACTTGAATGCGAGAGGATACTAAAGCTTGGCGGTAAATTTGAGTTAAGGACTGACAGCAAGGAGTATTGCGACTTTAGCTTGAGTAAATTTTTAGAGCCTACAAACTCAAAAATAGAAGCTTTTAAAAATAGAAATTTAGAAGTAACTAGTAAGTACGAAGACCGCTGGAGACGCCAAGATAAGGATATTTATGATGTTATTTATACTTGTGAGATTGAAAGTAGCGAGAGTGTTTTAGCTGGAGATTTTAGCTTTAAAGAAAAGACAAGCGTAAAAAATATCATTAAAAATTTTAAAAATTTTATCATCAAAAAAGAAGATTATTTTTTACATTTCGAAGAAATTTATATCATAAATGAAGATGAAATTTTGCTAAAAGTTGCTTTTGGAGCATTTAATAAACCCGAGCAATGTTTTATCAAAATAAGCGATGAGAAAAACGAATATTTTATAAAAAAACCGATATTAATTCGTGAGAATTTAGCTGCACATGAGCTTTTGAAGGAGTATTTGGCTGATGCAAGAGATAATTAG
- a CDS encoding murein hydrolase activator EnvC family protein yields the protein MRKGIFIFLLAFSLAFASNTKEKIKDSKNSLRSSQAMSEQLSKKLDDLAGDIVSGEKKLRGISGDITNLKGQISVLETNASKALIELDDLTKQNKELERTQKELEQNMIRIIAEDLSFDLLMSAIEGKQSEESIISSQILTKLNAIAKEDFKRLSQNYEDTIEKIKNKSNKISEINSSIKNYRRKQSDLQNLESTQKNTINGLKRDKEIYSKKLAKLQAQQDELRKTLEQLAIMQKQEDEAARAAREKQEKAAASKGGKKGEKSQPMGGGYQTSSVKKYSGAKTIAPLDSYTVKQKFGNYVDPIYNIKIFNESVTLRSTTPDAKVKSVLNGKVVFAKATPMLENVVIIENENGIHTIYAHLSQIAPTVKVGSVVQKGYVIGRVRNDLTFEVTQRNYHIDPLEMISK from the coding sequence ATGAGAAAAGGAATTTTTATATTTTTGCTAGCTTTTAGTCTAGCTTTTGCGTCAAATACCAAAGAGAAGATCAAAGACTCCAAAAACTCATTAAGGTCGAGTCAGGCGATGAGTGAGCAGCTTAGTAAAAAGCTAGATGATTTGGCCGGTGACATCGTAAGTGGCGAGAAAAAACTTCGAGGTATAAGTGGTGATATCACAAATTTAAAAGGTCAAATTTCAGTTCTTGAGACAAATGCTTCAAAAGCACTTATTGAGCTTGATGATCTAACTAAGCAAAACAAAGAGCTAGAACGCACTCAAAAGGAGCTTGAGCAAAACATGATAAGGATCATCGCAGAAGATTTGTCGTTTGATCTTTTGATGTCTGCAATTGAGGGCAAGCAAAGCGAGGAGAGCATCATCTCGTCTCAAATTTTAACCAAGCTAAATGCCATTGCAAAAGAGGATTTTAAAAGACTTAGTCAAAACTATGAAGATACGATCGAAAAGATAAAAAATAAATCAAACAAAATAAGTGAGATAAACTCAAGCATCAAAAACTATAGACGCAAGCAAAGTGACTTGCAAAATTTAGAAAGTACGCAAAAAAATACTATAAATGGACTCAAGCGAGATAAGGAAATTTATAGTAAAAAGCTAGCCAAGCTTCAAGCCCAGCAAGATGAGCTAAGAAAGACGCTAGAGCAGCTTGCTATCATGCAAAAACAAGAAGATGAAGCCGCACGTGCAGCTAGAGAAAAACAAGAAAAAGCAGCTGCAAGCAAAGGTGGTAAAAAAGGCGAAAAAAGCCAGCCAATGGGTGGAGGCTATCAAACAAGCTCGGTCAAAAAATATTCAGGTGCAAAGACAATCGCTCCTCTTGATAGCTACACTGTAAAGCAAAAATTTGGAAACTATGTAGATCCGATATATAACATCAAAATTTTTAATGAGTCAGTCACACTTCGCTCAACCACGCCAGATGCCAAAGTTAAAAGCGTGCTAAATGGCAAAGTGGTCTTTGCAAAAGCAACTCCGATGCTTGAAAATGTAGTCATTATAGAAAACGAAAATGGCATCCACACGATCTATGCTCACCTAAGTCAGATCGCACCGACGGTTAAGGTAGGCTCAGTCGTACAAAAAGGCTACGTCATAGGTAGAGTAAGAAATGATTTAACGTTTGAAGTAACGCAAAGAAACTACCACATCGATCCACTTGAAATGATCTCAAAATAG
- a CDS encoding DNA-directed RNA polymerase subunit omega: MRTEQITARALKQVGDDRYKLSLIVAKRAEALANGAVVLVEADTSKMKFADIALLEVAEGKIGLEAIVEGK; encoded by the coding sequence ATGAGAACAGAACAAATAACAGCAAGAGCGTTAAAACAAGTTGGTGATGATAGATATAAACTTTCACTTATCGTAGCAAAGCGTGCAGAAGCACTAGCAAATGGAGCAGTGGTACTTGTAGAAGCCGATACTTCAAAGATGAAATTTGCTGACATTGCACTACTTGAAGTAGCTGAGGGCAAAATAGGCTTAGAGGCAATAGTTGAAGGAAAATAG
- the pyrH gene encoding UMP kinase, whose translation MSKRKRVLVKFSGEALAGENGFGIDTAVLKFIANEIKELIENGIEVGIVIGGGNIIRGVSAAKDGIIKRTSGDHMGMLATVINSIAMREALERSGLEVRVQSAIKMEAICETFIVGRAQRHLEKGRVVIFAAGTGNPFFTTDTAATLRAIEIGSDMIIKATKVDGVYDKDPKKFKDAKLLKSLNYEKAMSDDIKVMDDTAIALAKDNSLPILVCNMFKAGNLLKIINEEEAALYSVVK comes from the coding sequence ATGAGTAAAAGAAAACGCGTACTGGTTAAATTTTCAGGCGAGGCCTTGGCTGGAGAAAATGGTTTTGGTATAGATACGGCGGTACTTAAATTTATAGCAAATGAGATAAAAGAGCTCATCGAAAATGGGATCGAGGTCGGTATCGTTATCGGCGGTGGCAATATCATACGCGGTGTGAGTGCTGCAAAAGATGGCATCATAAAACGAACGAGTGGCGATCACATGGGCATGCTTGCAACTGTAATAAACTCAATCGCGATGCGTGAAGCTTTAGAGCGAAGCGGACTAGAGGTAAGAGTACAAAGCGCTATAAAAATGGAAGCGATCTGCGAAACATTTATCGTTGGACGTGCTCAGCGCCATTTGGAAAAAGGCAGAGTTGTTATCTTTGCTGCAGGCACTGGTAATCCATTCTTCACAACAGACACCGCAGCTACACTAAGAGCTATTGAGATTGGCTCAGATATGATCATAAAAGCGACAAAAGTTGATGGTGTTTATGATAAAGACCCTAAAAAATTCAAAGATGCAAAACTTTTAAAATCACTAAACTATGAAAAGGCAATGAGCGATGATATCAAGGTTATGGACGATACTGCCATAGCTTTAGCAAAAGATAACTCACTGCCGATTTTGGTTTGTAATATGTTTAAGGCTGGAAATTTATTAAAAATAATAAATGAAGAAGAAGCGGCCCTATATTCAGTAGTAAAATAA
- a CDS encoding fibronectin type III domain-containing protein yields MKKFALRILTPFLAAFLAGCGSSVPTQQSMSLPTITSLKTISDMTEVGFEWNPVTDESVVGYYLYRSNPNDANSKMQLVANIKDRFATHYVDRNLAPETTYSYQMRTYSSNAISQPGTIATATTKPLLDSVPFSQAITGLPGRVKVIWRPHPDSTVASYIIQRSDAGVNKFSQIAEVNGRLNAEYIDTEVKPGKSYEYRILVKTSSGVVSKPSQNISATTKELP; encoded by the coding sequence ATGAAAAAATTTGCCCTACGCATATTGACACCATTTTTAGCAGCTTTCTTAGCGGGATGCGGCTCTAGCGTACCGACTCAGCAAAGTATGTCACTGCCTACGATTACAAGTTTAAAAACTATTTCAGATATGACAGAAGTTGGCTTCGAGTGGAATCCAGTAACCGATGAGAGCGTCGTTGGCTACTATCTTTACCGCTCAAATCCAAATGATGCGAACTCAAAAATGCAACTAGTTGCAAACATAAAAGACCGCTTTGCAACGCACTATGTGGACCGCAATCTAGCTCCAGAGACAACTTACTCCTACCAAATGAGAACTTACTCAAGTAATGCCATCTCTCAACCGGGCACGATCGCAACAGCAACTACAAAGCCACTGCTTGACTCAGTACCGTTTTCGCAAGCTATTACAGGGCTTCCAGGACGTGTAAAAGTGATCTGGAGACCACATCCTGATAGCACCGTGGCAAGCTATATCATTCAAAGAAGTGATGCCGGAGTTAATAAATTTAGCCAAATCGCAGAGGTAAATGGTAGACTAAACGCCGAGTATATCGATACTGAGGTAAAACCTGGTAAGTCTTATGAGTATAGAATTTTAGTTAAAACTTCTTCAGGCGTTGTTTCAAAACCAAGCCAAAACATAAGTGCAACGACAAAGGAGTTACCCTAA
- a CDS encoding fibronectin type III domain-containing protein codes for MQRQRSYPKSVTNLQATKNAPKKIILTWDYAPAEDFAYFKVYRTTSKILPYTYLAKTTSNTYEDLINTNVATRYYRVTAVDKDGLESLKQEEPIVGITLGAPKTPNISASYDGSGVNVNWSVVDRASSYTVYRSGASEKIFSGIDGTGLRDDSVQKGASYSYSVVAIDEYGIASDKSSKAEVSIK; via the coding sequence GTGCAACGACAAAGGAGTTACCCTAAATCGGTAACAAATCTTCAAGCAACCAAAAATGCACCAAAAAAGATAATTTTAACTTGGGATTACGCACCAGCTGAGGATTTTGCTTATTTTAAGGTTTATAGAACGACAAGTAAAATTTTACCTTACACATACCTAGCAAAAACGACTAGCAACACCTATGAAGATCTCATAAACACAAATGTGGCAACAAGGTATTACAGAGTCACAGCAGTCGATAAAGACGGCCTTGAGAGCTTAAAACAAGAAGAGCCAATCGTGGGGATAACACTTGGTGCGCCAAAGACTCCAAATATTAGTGCTAGCTACGATGGTAGCGGAGTAAATGTAAATTGGAGTGTAGTTGATAGAGCCAGTTCGTACACGGTTTATAGAAGTGGTGCAAGTGAGAAAATTTTTAGTGGCATAGATGGTACTGGACTTAGAGATGATAGCGTGCAAAAAGGAGCTAGCTATTCTTACAGCGTCGTAGCTATCGATGAGTACGGCATCGCCTCTGATAAGTCATCAAAAGCAGAAGTTAGCATAAAATAA